A window from Pangasianodon hypophthalmus isolate fPanHyp1 chromosome 16, fPanHyp1.pri, whole genome shotgun sequence encodes these proteins:
- the fam217ba gene encoding uncharacterized protein fam217ba isoform X1, translating to MGPILQERTASTILKRVSVKEKVRVKNSENTAIVTSNNKTGGKVGQNQKPQNKTSSLHKNVISGQDSEPLPRAEIKGQHRNRTKHVKSPNTGTYKMLRTQFETDVRHPRSKPSPSEWEEKRQKVQHQSPCCTEVEQNYAAREKSRRALSLPLAPHQIRLPENVRDLESLRLLEHKEDDTDSASDLSDSERLPVLPSPCTPPQLNLRAEIVDSVDLHPHIPGPRTVQTENDSYSYPDFLPPPFNSWSLRQLAVFLNTEGKRAPRPKPVGQLEMFLERLLKLEWHQIQTIQNESSQPPAANGRSRGRAPNGPQIASISRPHTAPPTRLSSPKSMRQSQRSFPLILLSSLGSPSSCQLSRCLYCHVRYPLCNGSCSSYTYQRHSRLSPLLERKASPSIAHKRSSSESRASALENKAMGRPHYPVSPKSHQKQIESAGNLQKVSQELSMKSKRQPSAWKGRNGRAAEAESHKDPPVGARSALDKRVVAANKRDFRLSGKREEKEGQQTEIGGSGAMAGVKRVVSENYSIKGSRADRKLKNAYLSK from the exons ATGGGACCCATTCTGCAAGAACGGACAGCATCGACGATCCTGAAGAGAGTGTCAGTTAAAGAGAAGGTTAGAGtgaaaaattcagaaaataCTGCGATCGTTACCAG CAACAATAAAACAGGAGGCAAAGTCGGCCAGAACCAGAAACCTCAGAATAAAACAAGCTCGTTGCATAAGAATGTCATTTCAGGACAGGACAGTGAGCCCTTGCCCAGAGCTGAAATT AAGGGCCAACACAGGAATCGAACAAAGCATGTCAAGAGTCCTAACACTGGCACATACAAGATGCTACG CACACAGTTTGAAACTGATGTAAGGCATCCAAGGTCCAAGCCATCTCCATCAGAATGGGAAGAGAAGAGGCAGAAGGTGCAGCACCAGTCCCCATGTTGCACTGAGGTTGAGCAGAACTATGCAGCCCGAGAAAAGAGCCGGCGTGCTTTGTCACTTCCGCTGGCTCCTCATCAGATCCGCTTGCCTGAAAATGTCCGAGACCTTGAGTCCCTGCGCCTCCTGGAGCACAAAGAGGATGACACAGACAGTGCCAGTGACCTGTCAGATTCAGAGAGGCTCCCTGTGCTGCCTTCTCCCTGCACCCCGCCTCAGCTCAATCTCAGAGCGGAAATCGTTGACTCAGTGGACCTGCATCCGCATATCCCAGGCCCCAGGACAGTACAAACAGAAAATGATAGCTACAGTTATCCTGATTTCCTACCTCCACCTTTCAACAGCTGGAGTCTGAGGCAGCTTGCCGTCTTCTTGAACACGGAGGGGAAACGCGCACCACGTCCCAAACCGGTTGGCCAGCTTGAGATGTTCCTGGAACGTCTGCTGAAGCTGGAGTGGCACCAAATCCAGACCATTCAGAATGAGAGCAGCCAACCCCCGGCAGCCAATGGACGTTCTAGAGGTCGTGCCCCTAATGGTCCACAGATAGCCAGCATTTCTCGGCCCCACACAGCACCTCCTACTCGCCTCAGCTCCCCCAAAAGCATGCGCCAGAGTCAGCGCTCTTTCCCTTTAATTCTTCTATCATCCCTGGGCAGCCCATCATCATGCCAGCTCTCTCGCTGCCTCTACTGCCATGTACGCTACCCACTGTGCAACGGCAGCTGTTCTTCATATACCTACCAGCGCCATTCCCGCCTCAGCCCACTGCTGGAGCGCAAAGCTTCACCCAGCATCGCGCACAAAAGAAGCAGTAGTGAAAGTAGGGCTTCAGCTTTGGAGAACAAAGCCATGGGTAGACCTCATTATCCTGTAAGCCCAAAAAGCCACCAAAAACAAATAGAGTCTGCTGGAAATCTGCAAAAAGTTTCTCAGGAACTGAGTATGAAGAGCAAAAGACAGCCTTCAGCCTGGAAAGGGCGCAATGGGAGGGCTGCTGAAGCAGAGAGTCACAAAGATCCACCTGTGGGAGCGAGAAGTGCACTTGACAAGCGCGTCGTTGCTGCTAATAAACGAGACTTCCGTCTTTCAGGAaagagggaagaaaaagaagggcAGCAGACGGAGATTGGGGGCAGTGGTGCAATGGCTGGGGTTAAAAGAGTGGTCAGTGAAAATTATAGCATTAAAGGGAGCCGGGCAGATAGAAAGCTGAAAAATGCCTACTTGTCCAAGTAA
- the ppp1r3da gene encoding protein phosphatase 1, regulatory subunit 3Da isoform X1 encodes MVRRYDMTHKLLPGDISQICGITELAKNLKKGVGKLCCTLDMACSTTHSQENTSSGESDDELFFVGVSDISKQASRLNLSDKPWSNPKGERKHVKILPPSPTVPQLRPTGRSFSCEPPPKPIIQRRTQSLPSPSERRRLSRRIGVRFVDSLGMDLENVKVFKSGEDPFVPEHVLFRLLMNAELAANKSLEISLPYLKPVFTEQPGDCSKFLERLCNQKVCLERVLCYEPGIIGIVQVVNLAFEKEVIIRYSFTNWKSCAENKAYWIANKYFEGLSSGCSCDSFRFHLPVPPFILHPGAVLEFAICYKVQGTQFWDNNEGQNYKLVCQSYKIPVPKECEDSMIHFV; translated from the exons ATGGTGAGACGATATGATATGACGCACAAACTGCTTCCCGGTGACATTTCACAGATATGTGGCATTACTGAGCTAGCGAAAAACTTGAAAAAGG GTGTAGGAAAGCTTTGTTGTACCCTGGATATGGCTTGTTCTACCACACACAGCCAGGAAAATACATCCTCAGGAGAATCAGATGATGAGCTATTTTTTGTTGGGGTGTCGGATATCTCAAAGCAAGCTTCCCGTCTTAACCTTAGCGACAAACCATGGTCAAACCCcaaaggagagagaaagcatgTGAAGATTCTTCCCCCTAGTCCCACGGTGCCACAACTGAGACCGACAGGCCGCAGTTTCTCCTGTGAACCTCCTCCCAAACCCATCATCCAGCGCCGGACCCAGTCTCTGCCGTCGCCTTCAGAAAGGCGGAGGCTCAGTCGGAGAATCGGGGTCCGGTTTGTGGACTCACTGGGAATGGACCTCGAAAATGTTAAGGTTTTCAAAAGTGGAGAAGACCCGTTTGTACCAGAACATGTTCTGTTTAGACTTTTGATGAACGCAGAACTCGCAGCCAACAAGAGCTTGGAGATTTCCCTACCCTATTTGAAACCTGTGTTCACTGAGCAACCTGGTGACTGTTCCAAGTTCCTGGAACGTTTGTGTAACCAGAAAGTGTGCCTGGAACGTGTTTTATGCTACGAGCCCGGCATCATTGGGATTGTCCAAGTGGTCAACCTGGCCTTCGAGAAAGAGGTGATCATTCGGTACTCTTTCACAAACTGGAAGAGCTGTGCTGAAAACAAGGCTTACTGGATTGCCAATAAATACTTCGAAGGCCTTTCCAGTGGATGTAGCTGTGACAGTTTTCGGTTCCATCTTCCAGTTCCACCGTTCATCCTACACCCTGGAGCAGTGCTGGAGTTTGCGATCTGTTATAAAGTGCAGGGCACTCAGTTTTGGGACAACAATGAGGGACAAAATTACAAGTTAGTCTGCCAGAGCTACAAAATCCCTGTGCCCAAGGAATGTGAAGATAGCATGATACATTTTGTCTGA
- the ppp1r3da gene encoding protein phosphatase 1, regulatory subunit 3Da isoform X2, with translation MKEIAKYIGSEVYGVGKLCCTLDMACSTTHSQENTSSGESDDELFFVGVSDISKQASRLNLSDKPWSNPKGERKHVKILPPSPTVPQLRPTGRSFSCEPPPKPIIQRRTQSLPSPSERRRLSRRIGVRFVDSLGMDLENVKVFKSGEDPFVPEHVLFRLLMNAELAANKSLEISLPYLKPVFTEQPGDCSKFLERLCNQKVCLERVLCYEPGIIGIVQVVNLAFEKEVIIRYSFTNWKSCAENKAYWIANKYFEGLSSGCSCDSFRFHLPVPPFILHPGAVLEFAICYKVQGTQFWDNNEGQNYKLVCQSYKIPVPKECEDSMIHFV, from the exons ATGAAAGAAATAGCAAAATACATCGGATCGGAAGTTTATG GTGTAGGAAAGCTTTGTTGTACCCTGGATATGGCTTGTTCTACCACACACAGCCAGGAAAATACATCCTCAGGAGAATCAGATGATGAGCTATTTTTTGTTGGGGTGTCGGATATCTCAAAGCAAGCTTCCCGTCTTAACCTTAGCGACAAACCATGGTCAAACCCcaaaggagagagaaagcatgTGAAGATTCTTCCCCCTAGTCCCACGGTGCCACAACTGAGACCGACAGGCCGCAGTTTCTCCTGTGAACCTCCTCCCAAACCCATCATCCAGCGCCGGACCCAGTCTCTGCCGTCGCCTTCAGAAAGGCGGAGGCTCAGTCGGAGAATCGGGGTCCGGTTTGTGGACTCACTGGGAATGGACCTCGAAAATGTTAAGGTTTTCAAAAGTGGAGAAGACCCGTTTGTACCAGAACATGTTCTGTTTAGACTTTTGATGAACGCAGAACTCGCAGCCAACAAGAGCTTGGAGATTTCCCTACCCTATTTGAAACCTGTGTTCACTGAGCAACCTGGTGACTGTTCCAAGTTCCTGGAACGTTTGTGTAACCAGAAAGTGTGCCTGGAACGTGTTTTATGCTACGAGCCCGGCATCATTGGGATTGTCCAAGTGGTCAACCTGGCCTTCGAGAAAGAGGTGATCATTCGGTACTCTTTCACAAACTGGAAGAGCTGTGCTGAAAACAAGGCTTACTGGATTGCCAATAAATACTTCGAAGGCCTTTCCAGTGGATGTAGCTGTGACAGTTTTCGGTTCCATCTTCCAGTTCCACCGTTCATCCTACACCCTGGAGCAGTGCTGGAGTTTGCGATCTGTTATAAAGTGCAGGGCACTCAGTTTTGGGACAACAATGAGGGACAAAATTACAAGTTAGTCTGCCAGAGCTACAAAATCCCTGTGCCCAAGGAATGTGAAGATAGCATGATACATTTTGTCTGA
- the fam217ba gene encoding uncharacterized protein fam217ba isoform X2, with the protein MGPILQERTASTILKRVSVKEKVRVKNSENTAIVTSNNKTGGKVGQNQKPQNKTSSLHKNVISGQDSEPLPRAEIGQHRNRTKHVKSPNTGTYKMLRTQFETDVRHPRSKPSPSEWEEKRQKVQHQSPCCTEVEQNYAAREKSRRALSLPLAPHQIRLPENVRDLESLRLLEHKEDDTDSASDLSDSERLPVLPSPCTPPQLNLRAEIVDSVDLHPHIPGPRTVQTENDSYSYPDFLPPPFNSWSLRQLAVFLNTEGKRAPRPKPVGQLEMFLERLLKLEWHQIQTIQNESSQPPAANGRSRGRAPNGPQIASISRPHTAPPTRLSSPKSMRQSQRSFPLILLSSLGSPSSCQLSRCLYCHVRYPLCNGSCSSYTYQRHSRLSPLLERKASPSIAHKRSSSESRASALENKAMGRPHYPVSPKSHQKQIESAGNLQKVSQELSMKSKRQPSAWKGRNGRAAEAESHKDPPVGARSALDKRVVAANKRDFRLSGKREEKEGQQTEIGGSGAMAGVKRVVSENYSIKGSRADRKLKNAYLSK; encoded by the exons ATGGGACCCATTCTGCAAGAACGGACAGCATCGACGATCCTGAAGAGAGTGTCAGTTAAAGAGAAGGTTAGAGtgaaaaattcagaaaataCTGCGATCGTTACCAG CAACAATAAAACAGGAGGCAAAGTCGGCCAGAACCAGAAACCTCAGAATAAAACAAGCTCGTTGCATAAGAATGTCATTTCAGGACAGGACAGTGAGCCCTTGCCCAGAGCTGAAATT GGCCAACACAGGAATCGAACAAAGCATGTCAAGAGTCCTAACACTGGCACATACAAGATGCTACG CACACAGTTTGAAACTGATGTAAGGCATCCAAGGTCCAAGCCATCTCCATCAGAATGGGAAGAGAAGAGGCAGAAGGTGCAGCACCAGTCCCCATGTTGCACTGAGGTTGAGCAGAACTATGCAGCCCGAGAAAAGAGCCGGCGTGCTTTGTCACTTCCGCTGGCTCCTCATCAGATCCGCTTGCCTGAAAATGTCCGAGACCTTGAGTCCCTGCGCCTCCTGGAGCACAAAGAGGATGACACAGACAGTGCCAGTGACCTGTCAGATTCAGAGAGGCTCCCTGTGCTGCCTTCTCCCTGCACCCCGCCTCAGCTCAATCTCAGAGCGGAAATCGTTGACTCAGTGGACCTGCATCCGCATATCCCAGGCCCCAGGACAGTACAAACAGAAAATGATAGCTACAGTTATCCTGATTTCCTACCTCCACCTTTCAACAGCTGGAGTCTGAGGCAGCTTGCCGTCTTCTTGAACACGGAGGGGAAACGCGCACCACGTCCCAAACCGGTTGGCCAGCTTGAGATGTTCCTGGAACGTCTGCTGAAGCTGGAGTGGCACCAAATCCAGACCATTCAGAATGAGAGCAGCCAACCCCCGGCAGCCAATGGACGTTCTAGAGGTCGTGCCCCTAATGGTCCACAGATAGCCAGCATTTCTCGGCCCCACACAGCACCTCCTACTCGCCTCAGCTCCCCCAAAAGCATGCGCCAGAGTCAGCGCTCTTTCCCTTTAATTCTTCTATCATCCCTGGGCAGCCCATCATCATGCCAGCTCTCTCGCTGCCTCTACTGCCATGTACGCTACCCACTGTGCAACGGCAGCTGTTCTTCATATACCTACCAGCGCCATTCCCGCCTCAGCCCACTGCTGGAGCGCAAAGCTTCACCCAGCATCGCGCACAAAAGAAGCAGTAGTGAAAGTAGGGCTTCAGCTTTGGAGAACAAAGCCATGGGTAGACCTCATTATCCTGTAAGCCCAAAAAGCCACCAAAAACAAATAGAGTCTGCTGGAAATCTGCAAAAAGTTTCTCAGGAACTGAGTATGAAGAGCAAAAGACAGCCTTCAGCCTGGAAAGGGCGCAATGGGAGGGCTGCTGAAGCAGAGAGTCACAAAGATCCACCTGTGGGAGCGAGAAGTGCACTTGACAAGCGCGTCGTTGCTGCTAATAAACGAGACTTCCGTCTTTCAGGAaagagggaagaaaaagaagggcAGCAGACGGAGATTGGGGGCAGTGGTGCAATGGCTGGGGTTAAAAGAGTGGTCAGTGAAAATTATAGCATTAAAGGGAGCCGGGCAGATAGAAAGCTGAAAAATGCCTACTTGTCCAAGTAA